Proteins co-encoded in one Runella slithyformis DSM 19594 genomic window:
- a CDS encoding SPL family radical SAM protein, with amino-acid sequence MDLFENPDKSIKKNALGKSKIEYIQSASILTEGKGFMDAYDFTLNPYTGCTFGCNYCYAAFFSRSEEEKNTWGYWLKVKENALALLIKKRRKPLIDKTIYLSSVTDPYQPIEKELELTRKLLKELIDYHRVRLVIQTRSPLVTRDIDLFLQFDTVQVNMTITTDSEEVRKAFEPLCPSNKTRLKAIKEVNDSGVNSCITMTPLLPIQDANSFIESLLETGVKKFVVQPFHPDKGKFVASTREEAVKLTNKFNWDEKKYKEIVGLFKNKLPFIGEGKSGFAPI; translated from the coding sequence ATGGACTTGTTTGAAAACCCTGACAAAAGCATAAAAAAAAATGCTCTGGGAAAAAGTAAAATAGAATATATCCAATCCGCATCTATACTAACAGAGGGAAAAGGATTTATGGATGCATACGATTTTACTCTAAATCCATACACTGGATGTACATTCGGTTGTAATTATTGTTATGCAGCTTTTTTTTCGAGAAGTGAAGAAGAAAAAAATACTTGGGGATACTGGCTAAAAGTGAAAGAAAATGCTCTCGCACTACTTATAAAAAAAAGAAGAAAGCCACTCATTGATAAGACCATATATCTTAGTAGTGTAACCGACCCCTACCAGCCCATCGAAAAAGAATTAGAACTGACTCGAAAATTATTAAAAGAACTTATAGATTATCATCGTGTCAGATTGGTTATACAAACACGTAGTCCACTTGTTACAAGAGATATTGACTTGTTTTTGCAATTTGATACTGTACAGGTAAATATGACTATTACAACAGACAGCGAGGAAGTTAGAAAGGCATTTGAGCCATTATGTCCTTCAAATAAGACGAGGTTAAAAGCAATAAAAGAAGTAAATGATTCAGGGGTTAATTCATGTATAACTATGACACCACTGCTGCCAATTCAAGATGCTAATTCATTTATAGAAAGTCTTTTAGAAACGGGGGTTAAAAAATTTGTAGTTCAGCCCTTCCATCCAGATAAAGGCAAATTTGTTGCGAGTACTCGTGAAGAAGCAGTAAAGCTTACAAATAAGTTTAATTGGGATGAAAAAAAATATAAGGAAATAGTTGGCCTTTTTAAAAACAAATTACCCTTCATTGGTGAGGGGAAAAGTGGATTTGCTCCAATATGA